One genomic window of Oncorhynchus keta strain PuntledgeMale-10-30-2019 unplaced genomic scaffold, Oket_V2 Un_contig_15490_pilon_pilon, whole genome shotgun sequence includes the following:
- the LOC127918990 gene encoding protein asteroid homolog 1-like encodes MGVQGLTSFMEENGNILKDVHLRNSKLIIDGSNLFNLLYFDSGLDQSHGGDYDAFEDQVCKFFKALRDCHIDPFVIVDGGSDYTDKKFETKKTRAQSRINRAKSLSMGLQGSGGVLPILIKHVFKQVLISLNVPYAQCICEADQDVASLARSWNCPVLSNDSDFYIFDIQAGFLPTSHFHWQKVSMQRGSSIRYIPCKQYTTTSFCRHFNINRQVLPVFAAMLGNDYVKLHNMGVSLRWEEYSSMEGRFARFDGLLNWLTHFHGQKEALDSVLRLISHSNNRQKTGAVLQGLSLGIEEYHLPPSCLERFFNDGVGPGPGRLPEPLRVLPDWTLLPLMEGRLPSCMVDVMLLGRMMQGAQVEDPRLPCGNNTSRPIRQVLYGLLLSGRRADHSSQRPPVDDVEEYYREGESLTSCMVEAVLPSAAEQMQLDTLHQAPRSVQLKVFLETLGVSQSTLTTLSGVPPHLRLPVAVTCYWLRHAHPPPELPVLQALLLGLVYGELCRQRKSQRGFMEGPVLERLRGLIQRGRRSLDLGVAHAYSQWQCCLKESLHLNQLLCFPLAEPQCAWLYKGTLVHQLVTKLRGGLTPDSLLMGDLGSGQLYRAMLGAILNSHDSHEAAVIPLVSGPQRATPPSLTQPLDNLTASLHILALEEDDDDGAGGGSKAKPEDDLGWTLVSVRTRHKSKDRFNRSRNPEFSRKQGRTGWE; translated from the exons ATGGGCGTCCAGGGATTGACCAGCTTTATGGAGGAGAATGGAAACATTTTAAAAGATGTTCACCTCAGAAACAGCAAGTTGATCATAGATGGTAGTAATCTGTTCAACTTGCTTTATTTTGACTCAGGTTTGGATCAGAGTCATGGAGGGGATTATGATGCTTTTGAGGACCAGGTCTGCAAGTTCTTTAAGGCTCTGAGAGACTGCCACATTGACCCCTTTGTGATTGTAGATGGGGGCTCCGACTATACCGACAAAAAGTTTGAAACAAAAAAAACCCGAGCTCAATCAAGGATCAACAGAGCGAAAAGCTTGTCCATGGGGCTTCAGGGGAGCGGTGGTGTATTACCAATCCTCATCAAACATGTCTTCAAACAGGTCCTCATCAGCCTGAATGTGCCGTACGCACAGTGCATTTGTGAGGCAGACCAAGATGTAGCTTCCCTGGCTCGAAGTTGGAACTGTCCAGTGCTGTCCAATGACAGTGACTTTTATATCTTTGACATCCAGGCAGGATTTCTGCCCACCTCCCATTTTCACTGGCAGAAAGTGTCTATGCAACGCGGGAGCTCTATAAGATACATTCCCTGCAAGCAGTACACCACAACAAGCTTCTGCAGACACTTCAACATCAACAGACAGGTTCTCCCAGTCTTCGCTGCCATGTTAGGAAACGACTACGTCAAGTTGCATAACATGGGTGTTTCCCTCAGGTGGGAAGAATACTCGTCAATGGAAGGAAGGTTTGCCCGCTTCGACGGCTTGCTGAATTGGCTGACCCACTTCCATGGGCAGAAGGAGGCCTTGGACTCTGTGCTCAGGCTCATCAGTCACAGTAACAACAGACAGAAAACAGGTGCTGTCCTCCAGGGCCTCTCCCTGGGCATAGAAGAGTACCATCTTCCCCCTAGTTGCCTGGAGCGGTTCTTCAACGATGGAGTGGGACCAGGGCCCGGCCGTCTCCCAGAGCCTCTGAGGGTCCTTCCAGACTGGACCCTGCTGCCGTTGATGGAAGGTAGACTTCCCTCCTGCATGGTAGACGTGATGCTGCTGGGAAGGATGATGCAGGGTGCCCAGGTGGAAGATCCCCGCTTGCCATGTGGGAACAACACCTCTCGACCCATACGACAGGTACTCTATGGGCTGCTGCTGAGTGGGAGGAGGGCAGACCACAGCAGTCAGAGACCCCCAGTGGATGACGTGGAGGAGTATTACAGGGAAGGCGAGAGCCTGACCAGCTGCATGGTTGAAGCCGTCCTGCCCAGTGCTGCAGAACAGATGCAGCTAGACACTCTGCATCAG GCTCCAAGGTCAGTGCAGCTTAAGGTGTTTTTGGAGACACTTGGTGTGTCCCAGTCCACTTTGACCACTTTGAGCGGTGTCCCGCCTCATCTGCGTCTTCCTGTGGCTGTCACCTGCTACTGGCTGAGGCACGCCCATCCCCCTCCAGAACTCCCTGTCCTGCAGGCCCTGCTACTAGGTTTGGTGTACGGAGAGCTCTGCAGACAGAGGAAGAGCCAAAGAG GGTTTATGGAGGGACCAGTGTTGGAGAGGCTGAGAGGGCTGATTCAGAGAGGTAGAAGGAGCCTAGACCTGGGGGTGGCCCACGCCTACAGCCAGTGGCAGTGCTGCCTGAAAGAAAGCCTTCACCTCAACCAACTGCTGTGCTTCCCTCTAGCCGAGCCTCAGTGTGCCTG GCTGTACAAGGGCACTCTGGTGCACCAGCTTGTGACCAAACTGAGAGGGGGGTTAACCCCAGATTCTCTCCTGATGGGAGATCTTGGCTCTGGACAGCTGTATAGGGCCATGCTGGGAGCCATACTCAACTCCCATGATTCTCATGAGGCAGCTGTCATCCCCTTGGTGTCTGGGCCGCAGAGGGCCACACCTCCTTCCTTGACACAGCCACTGGACAATCTGACGGCCAGTCTACACATTTTGGCTCTGgaagaagatgatgatgatggtgctgGAGGTGGGAGCAAGGCCAAGCCAGAGGACGATCTGGGTTGGACTTTGGTCTCAGTGCGGACCCGGCACAAGAGCAAGGACAGATTCAACCGATCTAGGAATCCAGAATTCTCCCGGAAGCAGGGGCGGACCGGCTGGGAGTAG